A single window of Granulicella mallensis MP5ACTX8 DNA harbors:
- a CDS encoding DNA-methyltransferase → MSVTYNTILEGDSVSLLKGVHDSSIDLILSDIPYGIGADDWDVLHDNTNSAYLGSSPAQDKAGAIFKKRGKPLNGWSEADRAIPKQYYDWCLTWAPDWLRVLKPGGSAIVFAGRRLSHRCVAAMEDSGFTYKDMLGWLRDRAAHRAQRLSVVFERRGDFDNRDKWEGWKVGNLRPTFEPILWFVKPYPIGKTIADNVLNHGLGAFNERALLRYQSQPNNVIVCGMESGEGGLHPTQKPVRLMRALIELTTIEGQLVLDPFCGSGSTLVAAQASNRQFLGFEQDAHFCEIARERLDDVPLFRDAIA, encoded by the coding sequence ATGAGCGTAACGTATAACACCATACTTGAGGGTGACTCGGTTTCTCTTTTAAAGGGAGTACATGATTCCAGTATCGATCTGATTTTGAGTGACATACCTTACGGGATTGGGGCCGATGACTGGGATGTGTTACATGACAATACTAATTCTGCCTATCTAGGCTCTAGTCCTGCGCAGGACAAGGCTGGGGCGATTTTTAAGAAGAGGGGAAAACCTCTGAATGGATGGTCGGAGGCAGATCGTGCAATCCCGAAACAATACTACGACTGGTGTCTGACATGGGCTCCTGATTGGTTGAGGGTTTTGAAACCGGGTGGGTCAGCGATTGTCTTTGCTGGAAGGCGTCTCTCACATCGCTGCGTTGCGGCTATGGAAGATTCCGGCTTTACATATAAAGACATGCTTGGTTGGCTTCGAGATCGTGCAGCTCACCGCGCACAGCGCTTGAGTGTAGTGTTTGAGCGTCGCGGGGACTTTGATAACCGAGACAAGTGGGAGGGGTGGAAGGTTGGGAATCTAAGACCTACTTTCGAGCCCATTCTGTGGTTTGTTAAGCCGTATCCTATCGGCAAGACCATTGCTGATAACGTGCTTAACCATGGCCTCGGTGCGTTCAACGAGCGAGCCTTGCTCAGATACCAAAGTCAGCCTAATAACGTGATTGTCTGCGGTATGGAATCAGGTGAAGGTGGACTACATCCGACGCAAAAGCCTGTGCGACTAATGCGAGCCTTAATAGAGCTAACCACGATAGAAGGCCAACTAGTTCTCGACCCATTTTGCGGGAGCGGCTCTACATTGGTTGCAGCACAAGCGAGTAATCGTCAATTTCTGGGTTTTGAGCAGGACGCCCATTTTTGCGAGATCGCGCGCGAAAGACTCGACGACGTTCCTTTATTCAGAGATGCGATAGCGTAA
- the gyrA gene encoding DNA gyrase subunit A, which translates to MPDDQNPQLPLGPDQTPPSPQDANSNNPPPAGGAGGDGPTTPTGPGALFMNSINIEEEMRRSYLDYSMSVIIGRALPDVRDGLKPVHRRILYGMQEMGLQFNKKYTKSAKVVGHVMGNYHPHGDSAIYDTMVRLAQPFSLRYPLIDGQGNFGSVDGDPPAAMRYTESRMTRLAGEMLADIDSDTVDFTPNYDESTSEPTVLPARIPNLIVNGSTGIAVGMATNIPPHNLTEVLNATIALLQKEKGETRSDLEIVLEHVKGPDFPTGGFLYGRGNLVQTYKTGRGRFMMRAKCGMEQITGGRQAIICTEIPYQVNKSNLIKRIAELVTEKIVDDISDVRDESDRDGMRIVIELKRGAQQEIVLNQLYKHTSMQESFSMIFLAVHNGQPKELPLNEAIWAFIEHRIDVVRRRTAFLLNKAREREHVLLGYQIALDHLDQVIRIIRQSSSRADARENLFSYFSNRRINLRGTELQGVTLDPAKYAIDLTGGSVSAQLSNNTAGTLILSYRQIDAILELQLYRLTQLSIDELLNELRAVRDNISEYESILASEKKLRRVIIKELEDIRDKYGDARRTTILDESTELTLEDLIADEQVAVTVSNTGYLKRTPISTYRQQRRGGTGRLGMKTREEDFVAQLIIDSTHAYLLCFTNSGRVYWLKVYEIPDIGAAGKGKAMASLVDLQPGEKVVTILPVKDLAEEGKYVLFATRNGTVKKTALKDFSNVMARGIIAIGIDKEDELITARITDGEQVIFLATHDGMAIRFNEQDLRPMGRPAFGNRGITLKKNDYVIGAAVTPSNEARNKQRLELAAKTGLTAQVEAVLDEAGESAAAQPLELAEPGELGAPVISEAAAAKLQQLDEKLGLTPCLILSVSDNGYGKRTDVDSYRLQSRGGKGVINMKSTPKIGKVASIQLVDDTTEMMVISQFGKIIRIDTKSVRAAGRATMGVKLLDLDTDDKVAAAMVIPPEDPKSPTENGALLQ; encoded by the coding sequence TCCCACCACGCCCACCGGACCCGGTGCGCTGTTCATGAACTCCATCAACATCGAGGAGGAGATGCGCCGGTCGTATCTCGACTACTCGATGTCGGTCATCATCGGGCGCGCCTTGCCTGACGTCCGCGACGGGCTTAAACCAGTTCATCGCCGCATCCTCTATGGAATGCAGGAGATGGGTCTCCAGTTCAACAAGAAGTACACCAAGTCGGCCAAGGTCGTCGGACACGTGATGGGTAACTACCACCCCCACGGCGACTCCGCCATCTACGACACCATGGTCCGCCTGGCCCAGCCCTTCTCGCTGCGCTACCCTCTGATCGACGGCCAGGGCAACTTCGGCTCCGTCGACGGCGATCCACCCGCCGCGATGCGTTACACCGAGTCGCGCATGACCCGCCTGGCGGGTGAAATGCTCGCCGACATCGACTCCGATACCGTCGACTTCACCCCAAACTACGACGAATCGACCTCCGAGCCGACCGTTCTGCCCGCGCGCATCCCGAACCTGATCGTCAACGGGAGCACCGGTATCGCCGTCGGCATGGCGACCAACATCCCGCCGCACAACCTCACCGAGGTCCTCAACGCGACCATCGCCCTCCTGCAGAAGGAGAAGGGCGAAACCCGCAGCGACCTCGAGATCGTGCTCGAGCACGTCAAGGGTCCGGACTTCCCGACCGGCGGCTTCCTCTACGGTCGCGGCAACCTCGTCCAGACCTACAAGACCGGCCGTGGCCGCTTCATGATGCGCGCCAAGTGCGGCATGGAACAGATCACCGGCGGCCGTCAGGCCATCATCTGCACCGAGATCCCGTACCAGGTCAACAAGTCGAACCTGATCAAGCGCATCGCCGAGCTGGTCACTGAGAAGATCGTCGACGACATCTCCGACGTGCGCGATGAGAGCGATCGCGACGGTATGCGTATCGTCATCGAGCTCAAGCGCGGCGCGCAGCAGGAGATCGTGCTCAACCAGCTCTACAAGCACACCTCCATGCAGGAGAGCTTCAGCATGATCTTCCTGGCCGTGCACAACGGCCAGCCGAAGGAGCTGCCGCTCAACGAGGCCATCTGGGCCTTCATCGAGCACCGCATCGACGTCGTCCGCCGCCGCACCGCGTTCCTGTTGAACAAGGCCCGCGAGCGCGAGCACGTGCTGCTCGGCTACCAGATCGCGCTCGACCATCTCGACCAGGTCATCCGCATCATCCGGCAGTCTTCCAGCCGCGCCGATGCCCGCGAGAACCTGTTCAGCTACTTCTCGAACCGCCGCATCAACCTGCGCGGCACCGAACTGCAGGGCGTCACGCTCGATCCGGCAAAGTACGCCATCGACCTGACCGGCGGCTCGGTCTCGGCACAGCTTTCGAACAATACGGCTGGAACACTGATTCTCAGCTACCGCCAGATCGACGCAATCCTGGAACTGCAGCTCTACAGACTCACGCAGCTCTCGATCGACGAACTGCTGAACGAGCTGCGCGCGGTTCGCGACAATATCTCCGAGTACGAATCGATTCTCGCGTCGGAAAAGAAGCTCCGTCGCGTCATCATCAAGGAACTCGAAGATATCCGCGACAAGTACGGCGATGCCCGCCGCACCACCATCCTCGACGAGTCGACCGAGCTCACGCTCGAAGACCTGATCGCCGATGAGCAGGTGGCAGTGACGGTCTCGAACACCGGCTACCTGAAGCGCACGCCTATCTCCACCTACCGCCAGCAGCGCCGTGGCGGAACGGGACGTCTGGGCATGAAGACGCGCGAGGAAGACTTTGTCGCGCAGCTCATCATCGACTCCACGCACGCCTACCTGCTCTGCTTCACGAACTCGGGCCGCGTCTACTGGCTCAAGGTCTACGAGATTCCCGACATCGGCGCCGCCGGCAAGGGTAAGGCGATGGCCTCGCTGGTCGACCTGCAGCCGGGCGAGAAGGTTGTGACGATTCTGCCGGTCAAGGACCTGGCGGAGGAGGGCAAGTACGTGCTCTTCGCCACGCGCAACGGCACGGTGAAGAAGACGGCGCTCAAGGACTTCTCGAACGTCATGGCGCGCGGCATCATCGCCATCGGCATCGACAAGGAAGACGAGCTCATCACCGCCCGCATCACGGACGGCGAGCAGGTCATCTTCCTGGCGACGCACGACGGCATGGCGATCCGCTTCAACGAGCAGGACCTGCGCCCGATGGGCCGTCCGGCCTTCGGCAATCGCGGCATCACGCTCAAGAAGAACGACTACGTGATCGGCGCGGCGGTTACGCCCTCGAACGAGGCCCGCAACAAGCAGCGTCTCGAACTGGCCGCCAAAACCGGGCTCACTGCCCAGGTGGAAGCTGTTCTCGACGAAGCCGGCGAGAGCGCCGCAGCCCAGCCCCTGGAGCTCGCCGAACCCGGCGAACTGGGTGCTCCGGTGATCTCGGAGGCCGCAGCGGCCAAGCTGCAGCAGCTCGACGAGAAGCTCGGCCTGACGCCCTGCCTGATCCTTTCGGTCTCGGACAACGGCTACGGCAAGCGTACAGACGTCGACTCTTACCGCCTGCAATCCCGCGGCGGCAAGGGCGTCATCAACATGAAGTCCACGCCCAAAATCGGCAAGGTCGCCAGCATTCAACTGGTGGACGACACGACGGAGATGATGGTGATCAGCCAGTTCGGCAAGATCATCCGCATCGACACCAAGAGCGTCCGCGCCGCAGGACGAGCCACCATGGGCGTCAAGCTCCTGGACCTCGACACCGACGACAAGGTAGCAGCAGCGATGGTCATCCCACCGGAAGACCCGAAGAGCCCTACAGAGAATGGGGCATTGCTGCAGTAA